Proteins encoded together in one Psilocybe cubensis strain MGC-MH-2018 chromosome 8, whole genome shotgun sequence window:
- a CDS encoding Ubiquitin-conjugating enzyme E2 2, whose translation MSTNCKKRLIRDFKRLSSDPPGGISGSPLPDNIMLWNAVIFGPGVFSLPHSPPRTHLPTGDTPFEDGTFKLLLTFDESYPNKPPTVKFLSRMFHPNVYANGELCLDILQNRWSPTYDVAAILTSIQSLLHDPNPNSPANAEAAQLYRENMKEYVRRVKVTVEESWLDPEEGGLGENEGEGENEGEQEGEGGEVEMGEVGREGGEPMEGQHAGGAASERV comes from the coding sequence ATGTCGACGAACTGCAAGAAACGGCTGATCCGCGACTTTAAGCGCCTCTCGTCCGACCCGCCAGGCGGGATCTCGGGCAGTCCGCTCCCCGACAATATTATGCTCTGGAACGCTGTCATCTTCGGCCCAGGTGTGTTTTCTCTCCCCCACTCACCCCCACGCACTCACCTACCAACAGGCGACACCCCCTTCGAAGACGGCACATTCAAGCTCCTCCTCACATTCGACGAGTCCTACCCCAACAAACCGCCCACCGTCAAATTCCTCTCGCGGATGTTCCACCCCAACGTCTACGCGAACGGCGAGCTCTGCCTCGACATCCTGCAGAACCGGTGGTCGCCGACGTACGACGTCGCGGCGATTCTGACGAGTATACAGAGTTTGCTGCATGATCCGAACCCGAATAGCCCGGCGAATGCGGAGGCGGCGCAGTTGTATCGGGAGAATATGAAGGAGTATGTGAGGAGGGTCAAGGTGACGGTTGAGGAGAGTTGGTTGGAtccggaggagggggggttGGGCGAGAatgagggggagggggagaatgagggagagcaggagggggagggaggggaggtggagatggGTGAGgtggggagggaggggggggAGCCGATGGAGGGACAGCACGCGGGCGGAGCTGCGTCTGAGCGTGTTTGA
- a CDS encoding ATPase 6, plasma membrane-type, with the protein MSNVEKEPGPQPPSPAPDSAEPEKRKREYKDFGHEEEGPTRALVDMDTIELKAEDLYDKEKVDLETIVIDDVFKLLQCDENGLSEEEAARRLELFGPNKLEVDEQNPFLQFLSFMWNPLSWVMEAAALVAIVLSNGQGQPPDWPDFVGIVLLLFINSAIGFYEERNAGNAVKALMDSLAPKAKVKRAGNWSEIESATLVPGDMISFKIGDIVPADCRLTEAINVSIDQAALTGESLPQSKKNGDQCFSGSTCKQGEAEGVVISTGSNTFFGRAASLVGQDDDTTGHLQKILAQIGSFCLITIGIFVLAEIFTLYAGFRYSYRRGLDNILVLLIGGIPIAMPTVLSVTLAVGAQQLAKYKAIVTRITAIEELAGVTILCSDKTGTLTTNKLTIDRNTIQTYGPFSAEDVILLAAYASRTENQDAIDASVVQAIGDPSRARAGIKLLDFKPFNPVDKRTEITYREEATGKLKRVTKGMTGIIIELCSRNKTEEIENRLEKDVEEYAARGLRALAVAYEEVDGDDFEAEGNGFELIGLLAIYDPPRDDTKQTIDDALALGVKVKMVTGDQLAIAKETGRRLGLGDHMYPAKVLKDGPAPGSKHGSLDEMIMDADGFAGVFPEHKYEIVKRLQGLGHLCAMTGDGANDAPALSRANVGIAVEGATDAARGAADIVLTEPGLSTIVHAIRQSRVIFQRMRNYSIYACAVTIRIVVCFAILAFTYKFDFPPFMILIIALLNDGTIMTLSVDRVLPSMTPDSWDLAEIFSYAVAYGIYLTASTVALVCIIKETTFFQDTFGVRLDTDFPIASNDPQLHMVIYLQVAIISQALIFVTRSHSFFFMERPSTALMVAFCIAQLISSIIAAYGDWGFTKIRAISGGWIGIVWVWNIVWFIPLDWIKFAMKATVIKRLRQRHEAKVAQEAQTGVPMTRTQSRAASIHESLYSNRVSFIKRAARKVGFGQKISMKPEELQRFSSIQAQRVGATLARNPSRTAA; encoded by the exons ATGAGCAACGTCGAGAAAGAGCCTGGTCCCCAACCACCCTCTCCTGCGCCAGACAGCGCAGAGCCAGAGAAACGCAAAAGAGAGTACAAGGATTTCGGCCATGAGGAAGAGGGCCCTACCC GCGCTCTCGTCGATATGGACACT ATCGAACTCAAGGCCGAGGATCTCTACGACAAGGAAAAGGTAGACTTGGAGACTATCGTCATCGACGACGTCTTCAAGCTCCTCCAGTGCGACGAGAACGGTCTCTCAGAGGAGGAGGCCGCCCGCCGTCTCGAGCTCTTTGGTCCCAACAagttggaggtggatgagCAGAATCCTTTCCTCCAA TTCTTGTCCTTCATGTGGAATCCCCTCTCCTGGGTCAtggaagctgctgccctcgTCGCTATCGTCCTCTCCAACGGACAGGGCCAACCTCCTGACTGGCCCGATTTTGTCGGTATCGTCCTCCTGCTTTTCATCAACTCTGCTATCGGTTTCTATGAGGAACGCAACGCCGGAAACGCTGTCAAAGCCCTCATGGACTCCCTCGCCCCCAAGGCCAAGGTCAAGCGTGCTGGCAACTGGTCAGAAATCGAGTCGGCTACTCTTGTCCCCGGTGACATGATCTCTTTCAAAATTGGAGACATCGTCCCCGCCGACTGCCGTCTTACTGAAGCTATCAACGTTTCTATCGACCAGGCTGCCCTCACCGGTGAATCTCTCCCCCAGTCCAAGAAGAACGGCGATCAGTGCTTCTC GGGTTCTACCTGCAAGCAGGGTGAAGCCGAGGGTGTTGTTATCTCCACTGGCTCCAACACTTTCTTCGGTCGCGCTGCCTCCCTCGTCGGACAGGACGATGACACCACTGGTCACTTGCAGAAGATTCTCGCCCAGATTGGCTCCTTCTGCCTTATCACCATCGGTATCTTCGTTCTCGCTGAAATTTTCACCCTCTACGCCGGTTTCCGCTACAGCTACCGCCGCGGTCTCGACAACATCCTTGTCCTCCTCATAGGTGGTATCCCCATTGCCATGCCCACTGTCTTGTCTGTCACCCTCGCCGTCGGTGCCCAGCAGCTCGCCAAGTACAAGGCTATCGTTACCCGTATCACCGCTATTGAGGAGTTGGCTGGTGTCACCATTCTGTGCTCTGACAAGACCGGTACTTTGACCACCAACAAGCTCACCATCGACCGCAACACCATCCAGACCTATGGCCCCTTCTCCGCCGAGGACGTCATCCTCCTCGCCGCCTACGCTTCGCGCACGGAGAACCAGGACGCCATCGACGCTTCCGTCGTCCAGGCTATTGGTGATCCCTCGCGCGCCCGTGCTGGCATCAAGCTCCTCGACTTCAAGCCTTTCAACCCCGTTGACAAGCGCACGGAGATCACTTACCGCGAGGAGGCCACTGGCAAGCTCAAGCGTGTCACCAAGGGTATGACCGGTATCATCATCGAACTCTGCTCGCGCAACAAGACCGAGGAGATCGAGAACCGTCTCGAGAAGGACGTCGAGGAGTACGCCGCCCGTGGTCTGCGTGCGCTCGCTGTTGCTTATGAGGAGGTTGACGGCGACGACTTTGAGGCTGAGGGTAACGGATTTGAACTCATCGGTCTTCTGGCCATCTACGATCCTCCCCGTGACGACACCAAGCAGACTATCGACGATGCTCTCGCCCTCGGTGTTAAAGTCAAGATGGTCACTGGTGATCAGCTGGCTATTGCAAAGGAGACTGGCCGTCGTCTTGGACTCGGCGACCACATGTACCCCGCCAAGGTTCTCAAGGACGGCCCCGCCCCCGGAAGCAAGCACGGTTCGCTCGACGAGATGATCATGGACGCCGACGGTTTCGCTGGAGTCTTCCCCGAGCACAAGTACGAGATCGTCAAGCGTCTCCAGGGTCTCGGACATCTCTGCGCTATGACTGGTGACGGTGCGAACGACGCCCCTGCCTTGTCCCGCGCCAACGTCGGTATCGCTGTCGAGGGTGCCACGGACGCTGCCCGTGGTGCTGCTGACATTGTCTTGACGGAACCCGGTCTGTCCACCATCGTCCACGCCATCCGCCAGTCCCGTGTCATCTTCCAACGTATGCGCAACTACTCCATCTACGCTTGTGCTGTTACCATCCGTATTGTCGTGTGCTTTGCCATTTTGGCGTTCACGTACAAGTTTGACTTCCCGCCGTTTATGATTCTGATTATTGCGCTGTTGAACGATGGTACTATCATGACTCTCTCTGTTGACCGTGTGTTGCCCTCTATGACACCGGACAGTTGGGATCTTGCGGAGATTTTCAGTTATGCTGTTGCTTATGGTATCTACTTGACTGCCTCTAC CGTTGCCCTCGTCTGCATCATCAAGGAGACCACTTTCTTCCAGGACACCTTCGGCGTGCGCCTCGACACCGACTTCCCCATCGCCTCCAACGACCCTCAACTGCACATGGTTATCTACCTCCAGGTCGCCATCATCTCGCAGGCGCTCATCTTCGTCACCCGTTCCCACTCGTTCTTCTTCATGGAGCGCCCTTCGACTGCGCTCATGGTCGCGTTCTGCATTGCCCAGCTGATCTCGTCGATCATTGCTGCCTACGGTGACTGGGGATTCACTAAGATTAGGGCTATCAGCGGTGGATGGATCGGTATTGTCTGGGTCTGG AACATTGTGTGGTTCATCCCTCTCGACTGGATCAAGTTCGCGATGAAGGCGACCGTCATCAAACGCTTGCGCCAGCGCCACGAGGCCAAGGTCGCACAGGAGGCGCAGACAGGTGTACCCATGACCCGCACCCAATCCCGCGCAGCGTCGATCCACGAGAGTCTGTACTCGAACCGTGTGTCGTTCATCAAGCGCGCGGCGCGCAAGGTCGGCTTTGGACAGAAGATCTCGATGAAGCCCGAGGAGCTCCAGCGATTCAGCAGTATCCAGGCGCAGAGGGTCGGTGCGACGCTCGCGAGAAACCCGAGTCGGACTGCTGCGTGA